The Onychostoma macrolepis isolate SWU-2019 chromosome 20, ASM1243209v1, whole genome shotgun sequence nucleotide sequence CACTTTAAACACCGCAGCTGTTCTATAAATGCTGAATTAATGCATCCCATTGGTTTTAGCAGAGAATGACAGTACAGTGTTCCCAACTATTCAGCATTAAGGATCTCTTTAGCTGACCCAGTTGTCAAAAAGCAAATGGGGATTTGAGTGAATGAGATGCTTTGAATAATTATATTCTCTTGGCAAGTGGGATGGATGTGCTGAATATGGTTGTGCATAACAATGGAATGAGTAACAAAGTCAAGCTTGACATCCCAGAGAGCCCATCGAGAGAATATACTATACTGAATATCAGCGCTTGTGTATGTAGGTGTATGTGTTTTCCCCGGTGCTGTTATGTTAGGCCTACACATGGCTTATATTTTGGATTATGTATTTGaaagacatttttataaataatgaatttgtTGCTGATGTTTTGGTTTGCTTTTTTTAAGTGCATGTGTACTGATACATCTCATGAAAGACAGACCAGGGAGATATTGCTAAACTGGAGAAATTGTGGAGACAGTAGAAACAGAAGCTCCACCTTTTGGTTAAAAGAGCCAATCTTTTCTAAATCTAAGTCTAAAAATGCACCTTTTGCATGCATTTTAGCTGGATGACCCTGATTTGCACAATTCCTGATTATTGGTACATTTGGACTTTATATACACCATTATGGCTGAGCGACACTGTCACATGTTCCGGGGTTTGTCTTGTGAACTTTTATGTTACCTTTTCGTCCTATTCTGCCATAGTCTCCTGATCTACCAGTTCTAGCGTGGCTTGACCATGGTGGTCTTCAGCTCTGCTCTGGTTGTCATCCCCATCAGCTCCACCTAGGTCTCTATCACTATCAGCTCCCCTGTGGGTGTGCTGGTGTCCTGCTCCACTTTGGTTCCCTGCTTCGCCTTGGTCTCCAGGCCCATTAGGTGGAAGTGGAGGACATGCACACAGGAGAGTCAGTGGAGCTGAAGAGCACTGGGGATCAGGAGACCACCATGATGAAGCTGACAGAtcaggcggccatggcggaaATGAAGAATAGAGGAACTGAAAACACAATAAACTTCGGAGTCAAGTCCAAACATAAGACAAAACTGGGAACATGTGACAGACGTTCCAAGAGCCCTGATatttaaggtcattgcacactgagaaaATTTTCGCGTGCGTTTTCCCGTTTTTtcgtattcctcatcctttcctatcaaaatgcatactacggatgcgaaaatgcagaaaatccaacctgatccaaatttttttatgacggacaaaagtttcggaggcagtgtgtaaacgtgattgacgcaacgtgaggtcgtatttattttttaaagcgcGGAAATTTCGGACtctgtgtgcaatgacctttagtcCAAAAGCAATGggacatttcactgttttttaatgcacttttttcaGGTGTGATTCATTAAACAATAACTCGACCCATtctttcaaaacactgaatcattagCCACTTTTCCACtgtctgtgtttatttgtagtCACAGTATACATCACATTTAGAAAGATTTATCATTCCTTTAatttttccatcaaaaatacaacCTCAGTAGCAAAGGGAGCTCCCGAACAAAAactatgattttatattttatgccaTACGTGGAGCTAAATATGAACATCAGACAGTCAGGTATAAAGAGATGAGACTTGGCTTACTGACAGTTAGAAtatgttactaaataaatacacaattgtGATAGCCTATATGATTTGGGATATTGTTTTCTTCAAGCGGTCTATTTACCATGTTTACTATGGTAATGGCTAGCATGCATAGTCTTTTGCGTCTTTTGCTGTGTTTTCGTTATAGATTTGCACAAAATTTTAGcaatattttatgttgattaaaaaaaaaagtttgtgaagTGACGGCATTTCCATTAACCAATGTTATgcaactaaatatatattttttcctctcGCAATAAGTAATGGCGATGGATGTTGGTATAACTTTACGTATATTGCAGCCACTGCACTAGCCGTTATGTTTTAACGCAGGAGACGTCGGTGTCTTTAGCGAAGCAGCACAGATAGCCGCTTCTGAAATGTGCCGCGGCACAGctggtataaacacaagcattgactgGACTAGAGTGACTGTGATCAGCTCTAGTGGCCGTGTCAAAGACACAATATGCTGCAGACGTGTGCAGTGTAAAGCTTATACTTGAGAGCGGCCATGCATGAGGTGTTTCTTGAGGTTATTGTACATTaaagaatgatcatgtgactttcACGTATGCCAGGTGAcatgtaaatgtgaaaaaaaaattgcagttttgtgaaatattccttttttgAATTGCCTGAAAAGCCACCTCATTCAAgagtaaaaacttttttgtgaTATATGGGAGTTTTTGTTAAATTGACATGTTTCCATTGGGCGTATTTTCAATTTGCAATTTCAGTTTGGGTAATGGAAACACAGCTGAACCAagtcaattaaaaaacaatgattcattcagaaacttgGACACACACAATAATAAGTTTTGTTTGTGATGGAGCAAAGATGGAGAAAAGTAACTGACAATATTATGTATAACAGGCAAGTTACTTAATAAGTTcttgtttactgaactgttgtatgaAAGCAATCCTCGCATTTGTGCTGTTGGTCTGATTTTagcttgtttttgtgtgtgttttgttatgGTACTGCTTTATCATTTTTGTGACattacttaaatatattaatgaaaCATCATCATCAGGCATGCGTCGTGGAGACTGGTTGCCATGGCCTGGTGAGGCTCAGAGACGAGACGAGAGGAGGGCCGAAGCCAGACTGGCTGAGGGTCTGCAGAGACTCGACCAGGCTAAACATTACCACCTCAACACACTGACCAGAGAACAGTGCAGACTTCACCGAGACCTCATCTCCATCAAAACAGGTATGTGAGGGATTACATCTCTCTAAAAGAAATTAGAGCATTTAATAGATTAAACCATATCTCTTTCTTGTCAGGTAATCCCTGGAAAAGAGGACTCCACAGTTTGGGACTACGACCCTCTAACCATGATGCTGGTCATCCTGCTGCATCTTACAAGAGGACCCTGTTACCCATCATCCCAACGGCAGGAAAGGAGGCAGACAGTCACAGGTGAgaccaagttttttttttttttttaaataaagtctagttgtgtcctctcaCTATCTTCAAATTCTAAGatttacaaacaaaaatggAATTGAGCATGAAGAATTAAATACACAATACTGACTGATACCAATAAATGAAAGAATCGCAAGTATatggcaaaaaaatatatagtacaGATTTTTGTGTATCtggtatttaaatattaaatactttCAGGTGTTTTTATCCAATAAACATTCATAGCTGGATGCAACAACTCTATATGCTTCAGTCAGCGAAGGCCCTGATAATTCTGATGGATTTCAAAGAAAGTGTGATGTGCCAAGATGAAGCTAATCTCTTTAGTGCCTCATTATGTAACATGACTATACAGATCGCCTTCCCCTGTATCCCAGCTACAGCCGTGGCATGTACCCCACTCTGCAGTTAGGCTGGGGTTGGCATGGATTTCAACAAGGAATGAGAGAATTTATTCCACTTGATACTTGACACAGCACAACTTCAAACAGAATGTAGAAAATGAATCCTTTGCAATTAGGATCTCTGCTTCAGGGTATGATTCTAAAAAGGAAGCTAGACACCTCCCATTCTATAAATGTTTGATATTGTATCTTAGACCCACTTTGCATTCGAAATGTCATGTGTGGGATAGAGCAACGGAAACAGGGAATATGTTTACAGTTAAAGGAGCCCAAAACAAAATGTCAGAAAATTTGGACATGCAAATGGTGTAACTTTGAGgaaggactttttaaaaaacaaaacaattaaagaCATACGATACAgccatttttgtaaatatgtaaGAATTTTTACACTGATCATCTTAGAGCATGTTGAGGGTTTTAAAACCCCAGGTAAACTGTAAAACTTATAATAAGGTCCTATTAGTTATTATTGGTtgatgcattaactaacattaactatcaatgagcaatacatttgttacagtgtttattaatgtttgctAAAGttagatataaaaataaagctctTCATTGTTAGGTCATGcta carries:
- the LOC131526660 gene encoding uncharacterized protein LOC131526660, which encodes MRRGDWLPWPGEAQRRDERRAEARLAEGLQRLDQAKHYHLNTLTREQCRLHRDLISIKTGNPWKRGLHSLGLRPSNHDAGHPAASYKRTLLPIIPTAGKEADSHRSSSLQARVQEFMSSGEKRAEHSSETLCLPDLKRQPVTSLTAMSTNTEREESQERDMDGEQDRDRGAHMNIVRDREKDSQKDREWMLLRERDKDN